From the Xiphophorus maculatus strain JP 163 A chromosome 20, X_maculatus-5.0-male, whole genome shotgun sequence genome, one window contains:
- the LOC102218548 gene encoding protein Wnt-2b-A produces MRRGVMISPMNTRSISGNSSAMAIRNGSKRQHHAKPIFILLLLIFTPRVDSSWWYIGALGARVICDNIPGLVNKQRQLCQRHPDLMQSISEGANEWIKECQHQFRYHRWNCSTLDRDHTVFGRVMLRSSREAAFVYAISSAGVVYAITRACSQGDLKICNCDSLKRGQARDDKGYFDWGGCSDNINYGIKFAKAFVDAREKMVKDARALMNLHNNRCGRMAVKRFMKLECKCHGVSGSCSLRTCWLAMSDFRRTGDYLRKKYNTAIEVTMNQDGTGFRVADRDFQGTTKNELVYVENSPDYCVRDRMAGSLGTAGRVCNKSSRGTDGCEVMCCGRGYDTMRVKRVTKCECKFKWCCAVECKDCEDIVDIHTCKPHKRPDWLDIT; encoded by the exons ATGAGAAGAGGAGTTATGATTTCCCCAATGAACACCAGGAGCATATCAGGCAACAGCAGTGCGATGGCGATTAGAAATGGGTCAAAGAGGCAACATCATGCCAAGCCCATTTTTATCCTGCTCCTACTCATTTTCACACCCAGAGTTGATTCATCGTGGTG GTACATCGGAGCACTGGGTGCTCGGGTGATCTGTGACAacattcccggcctggtgaacAAACAGCGGCAGCTCTGCCAGCGGCACCCGGACCTGATGCAGTCCATTAGCGAGGGGGCCAACGAGTGGATCAAAGAGTGCCAGCACCAGTTCAGATACCACCGCTGGAACTGCAGCACGCTGGACCGCGATCACACTGTGTTTGGCAGGGTGATGTTGCGAA GcagcagagaagcagcatttGTTTACGCCATTTCTTCAGCTGGAGTGGTCTACGCCATTACAAGGGCCTGCAGTCAGGGCGATCTTAAAATCTGCAATTGTGACAGTCTCAAGCGGGGTCAAGCGAGAGACGACAAGGGCTACTTTGACTGGGGGGGCTGTAGCGATAACATCAACTATGGCATCAAATTTGCCAAGGCCTTCGTGGATGCTAGAGAAAAGATGGTGAAGGATGCACGAGCGCTGATGAACCTCCACAACAACCGATGCGGTCGGATg GCAGTGAAGCGCTTTATGAAGCTGGAGTGCAAGTGTCACGGGGTCAGTGGTTCCTGTTCTCTGAGAACCTGTTGGCTGGCTATGTCTGACTTCAGGCGAACCGGGGACTACCTTCGGAAGAAGTACAACACGGCCATTGAAGTGACGATGAACCAGGATGGGACTGGCTTTAGGGTGGCTGACAGGGACTTCCAAGGAACCACCAAGAATGAACTGGTGTATGTGGAGAACTCCCCAGATTACTGTGTCAGGGACCGGATGGCAG GCTCTTTGGGGACAGCTGGCAGAGTGTGCAACAAGTCCTCAAGAGGCACAGATGGCTGTGAGGTCATGTGCTGTGGACGAGGCTACGACACCATGCGCGTCAAACGTGTTACTAAGTGTGAATGCAAGTTCAAGTGGTGCTGCGCAGTGGAGTGCAAAGACTGTGAGGACATAGTGGACATTCACACCTGCAAACCGCACAAGAGGCCCGATTGGTTGGACATAACTTAG